Genomic segment of Caldalkalibacillus thermarum:
ATCCAGAGGTAGCGGGTGCTCTACTTCAATGACTGCAACAGAAACCAAAGCAAGAAAACAAGCCAAACCAATCTTAAACACGTGTGGTACCCCTTGCAGGGAAAACAAAGGGGCTGTCACAAAGAAAGCAGTGAGACGCACTAATATTAATAGAAAAGCAGGCAGATCATTAAGCCATTCTATTAGCATCACTCATCTATCCTACAATAAGATGCAAGTTTTTCCACAACTTATTGGTAAAATCTAAAATGACAGACAGCATCCAGGGTCCAAAAATAACCAGTGACAACAGCACAACCACTATTTTCGGAATAAAGGCCAGTGTTTGCTCCTGAATTTGTGTTGTGGCTTGAAAGATG
This window contains:
- the fliQ gene encoding flagellar biosynthesis protein FliQ, which gives rise to MTPEIVLDLAQNAVFTILLVAGPMLLMALGVGLLVSIFQATTQIQEQTLAFIPKIVVVLLSLVIFGPWMLSVILDFTNKLWKNLHLIVG